DNA sequence from the Corynebacterium yudongzhengii genome:
TCCCGTTGAGGTCACGCAGGACAACTTCCGTAGCACTGTCATCGAGTCGGATAAGCCCGTGCTCGTCGATTTCTGGGCCGAGTGGTGTGGCCCGTGCAAGAAGCTCTCCCCGGTCATCGACGAGATTTCCGAGGAGCTGGGCGACAAGGTGACCGTCGCTAAGGTAGATGTCGACGCGCAGCGCATGCTCGGGGCGATGTATCAGGTGATGTCCATCCCCACCGTCATGCTGTTCAAGGACGGCGAGAAGGTCGACGAGTTCCAGGGCGTGCGCCCGAAGGAGGAGATCGTCGACATGATTTCCTCGCAATTATAAATATTTCATCACTTATACTTGTTTGGGGCGGGCAACCGCGACGAAGCGGGTAAGCTTCGTAGGGCACGGCTTTAAAGCACAGGAGGATGGACGTGGAACACACACTGCGCGTTGGTGACTCCAGCGCGCGCGTCGCGGAGGCGCGCTCCACGCTCACCCGGCTGG
Encoded proteins:
- the trxA gene encoding thioredoxin, with the translated sequence MTPPVEVTQDNFRSTVIESDKPVLVDFWAEWCGPCKKLSPVIDEISEELGDKVTVAKVDVDAQRMLGAMYQVMSIPTVMLFKDGEKVDEFQGVRPKEEIVDMISSQL